Below is a genomic region from Hylemonella gracilis.
ATCCTGAACCGTGACACGCTCGCGCAGCTCATGCCTGGGGGCTACCTCATCAATGTGGCGCGTGGCGGGCACCTGGTCGAGGAGGACCTGATTCCCCTGATCGACCGTGGCCACCTGGCGGGCGCGACCCTGGATGTGTTCCGGCAGGAGCCCCTGCCCGCGGGCCACCCCTTCTGGACCCATCCCAGGATCACCGTGACGCCGCACACGGCGGCGCGCACCCTGCGCGACGAGAGCGTGGCGCAAATTGCCGGCAAGATTGCGCGGCTGGAGCGGGGCGAGGCCATCGCGGGGCTGGTGGACCCGCTCAAGGGCTATTGAACGCAACGGCCATCGGGCCATGGGCAACACCAACAAGGACGAGGGAGCGTGAGCATGATGGACAAGCAAGGACAGGCCCGGCTGGCCGAGCGCGTGCGGCGGCACTACCTGCCGCCCAGCGACCTGCCCGTGTTCTGCACCCTGTGCAAGGTCAGCACCACCACCGGCCTGTGTCCGGTCTGCCTGCGCAGCCTGGAGGAAATCACGAACTGGCCGCGCCTGGACGACGAACACCGCCGCACGGTCTGGGGCCGCGTGCTGACGCGACTGGATGATGCCCGTGAGCACGAGCGAACCGCGCGTCGCCGGGGCGCCTTGCGCCGGTCGGCTGCGCAGGGGGAGTTGCCGCCCGAGCCGACACCGGTGGACGAGGTGCTGTTCGTGGCCGACTCAGGCGCCCAGACGCTTGCCCAAGAGGGCCAGGCGCACCCCTTGGAGCCGGATACCGCGGCCCCGGCGATGCCTGCGTCCGATGCGGCGCAAACCCGCGAGGCCTCGCCCGGGCCGGCCGATACGC
It encodes:
- a CDS encoding DUF1289 domain-containing protein, whose protein sequence is MMDKQGQARLAERVRRHYLPPSDLPVFCTLCKVSTTTGLCPVCLRSLEEITNWPRLDDEHRRTVWGRVLTRLDDAREHERTARRRGALRRSAAQGELPPEPTPVDEVLFVADSGAQTLAQEGQAHPLEPDTAAPAMPASDAAQTREASPGPADTPRAQGPAEELVPAIPPLAPAPGEASTTSAEPVPDPPPRLAVAAQTSPASAIHAAVPAPPVAPPETLTHGGVPVDVAAARARQVRLAMAQVVQASLESARREQAKPSPGPEEIRLEPLI